In Agrococcus jenensis, the genomic window GCTCGAGATGGGGCGCACCGAGATCGCCATGAAGCTGCTCTCGGCCGAGTCGAGCATCCTGCTGCAGAAGCTGCGCAAGGGTGCGATCGAGGGCCGCGACTGGACGACGCTGGCGCAGGTGCGCGGGCGCATCAACGACGCGCCGCTCTACATCGACGACAGCCCCAACCTCACGCTCGTCGAGATCCGCGCCAAGTGCCGACGCCTCAAGCAGCAGGCGGGCCTCAAGATGGTCGTCGTCGACTACCTGCAGCTCATGACGAGCGGCAAGAAGGTCGAGTCGCGCCAGCAGGAGGTCTCGGAGTTCTCCCGCTCGCTCAAGCTGCTCGCGAAGGAGCTGCAGGTGCCGGTCATCGCGCTCTCGCAGCTCAACCGCGGCCCGGAGCAGCGCGGCGACAAGAAGCCCGCGATCAGCGACCTCCGTGAGTCGGGCTCGATCGAGCAGGACGCCGACATCGTGATGCTGCTGCACCGCGAGGACGCGTACGACCGCGACATCCGCCCGGGCGAGGCCGACATCATCGTCGCCAAGCACCGAGGCGGCCCCACGAAGACGATCCCGGTCGCGTTCCACGGCCACCTCGCGCGCTTCGTCGACATCGCACCCGGCATGGGCGGCGACGGGGGGCCGGGCATGCCCCCCGGTGGCACGCCGTTCGGCGGCGTGCCCTACGGCGCTCCGCCGCCCGTCGAGGGCTGACACGGCGAAGGGCCCCGGTCGATGCGACCGGGGCCCTTCCTCGTGCGCTGCGTCAGCCCTGCTGGCCGATCGCGAAGTCGACGCGACCGTCGGGGGTCGCGGATGCGTCCAGCACCTTGTCGTCGAGCGCGACGACGGCCGACGGGTCGAGGAAGACCTTCGCGCCGGCCGACTCGACGACCTGGTCGTCGGCCTCCGGCAGCTCGGCGACGGTGACGTTGAGCCCGGCACCCTCGGCGTCCTGCGCGATCCTCAGGCCGCCGGTCTGGGGCGCCTGCGCGCCGTCGACGATGCCGGTGATGATGGTCTGGGCGTTCTCGGTCAGGGTGAGCATGGCTGCTCCTTCCGTTGGCGAGCCGGCCACGATGCCGAGGATCGGCCGCCGATGCAAGCCGCGGCCGGAGCCGGGCGTGTCGGTGCGCGGGATGCGTCCGGCCAGGACCCTGCCAGACTGGCTGCATGCCCACCGACTCCGAGGCGCGTGTCGCCGTCTACATCGACTTCGACAACATCCTCATCTCTCGCTACGACCAGATCCACGGTCGGGGTGCCTTCCACGCCGACAAGGTCCGCACGCTCACGACCGACGGCCGCGAGTCGAAGGCACGCACCCGCTTCTCGCAGGCGACCGTCGACCTCGGCGCCATCATCGACTACGCGTCGAGCTACGGCTCGATCGTGCTGAGCCGCGCGTACGCCGACTGGTCGGTGCCCGCCCACGCCGCGTACCGCGATCAGCTGCTCGCCCGCGCGGTCGACCTCGTGCAGATGTTCCCGACCACCCGATCGCTCAAGAACGGCGCCGACATCCGCCTCTCGATCGACGTGGTCGAGGACCTGTTCCGGCTCGACAACATCACGCACGTCGTCGTGGTCGCCGGCGACAGCGACTACATCGCCCTCGCGCAGCGCACGAAGCGGCTCGGCCGCTTCATGGTCGGCATCGGCGTCGCGGGCAGCACCTCCAAGTCGCTCGCCGCCGCGTGCGACGAGTTCGCCGACTACGACGCGCTGCCCGGCATCGAACCGGTGCAGATCGACGAGCCGGAGCCGGAGCCCGACGCCCCCGAGCCGACCCCTGCCGAGGCCGAGGCGATCGTCGCGGAGGCCGAGGTGGTGGCCGCGCAGCAGCAGCCCGCGCGGGGTCGCCGCAGCCGGCGCGCGTCGAGCGCCTCCGTCGCGGCCGAGACCGACGAGGTCGCCATGACCACCGCGCAGCGCGGCGACGCCGCGACGGGGCTGCTCGAGCGGGCGATGCGCATCCTGCACCAGAAGAACGACGACGAGTGGCTGCACGCGAACGTCGTCAAGGAGCAGATGAAGCGGATGGACCCCGTGTTCAACGAGAAGTCGCTCGGCCACCGATCGTTCACCGACTTCGTCACCGCGCGCGGCGAGGTCGTCGACATGCGCGAAGAGGGCCAGGCTCGCCTGCTGCGCCTGAAGGGCGACTGACGCACCCATCGTCGCGCGACCAGTGCGGATGTCGGCGGCATCCGGCAGGATGACGGCATGCCGGAGCTGCCCGAGGTGGAGGCGCTGGCGGCCGATCTGGGCGAGCGCCTGATCGGCCGCACGATCCGGCGCGTCCAGATCGCCGAGGTCGCGGCGCTCAAGACGTTCGACCCACCGGTCGACGCGCTCGAGCACGCGGTGATCACCGGCACCGGCCGGCGCGGCAAGCACCTCGTCATCGACGTCGAGCGCGACGAGGAGCCGCGTCACCTGCACCTCGTGCTGCACCTCGCCCGGTCGGGGTGGGTCCGGTGGCGCGCGGAGGCGCCGAAGCCGACGACCGGTCGCGGTCGGGGACCGCTCGCCGCGCGCGTCGTGCTCGAGCGGCCGGACGGCGACGAGGGCGTCGGCGGCGACGGCTTCGACGTCACCGAGCAGGCGACGCAGAAGCGGCTCGCGATCCACGTCGTCGCGCATCCCGACCAGGTGCTCAGCATCGCGACGCTCGGCCCCGAGCCGCTCGACGCGTCCTTCACCGAGGAGCGATTCGCGCAGATCCTCGCGCACGCGGGGCGCGCGCAGATCAAGGGCGTGCTGCGCGATCAGCAGCGCATCGCCGGCATCGGCAACGCCTACTCCGACGAGATCCTGCACGCGGCGCGGATGTCGCCCTTCCATCCGGCGTCGATGCCGCCCGACGACGTGCACCGGCTGTACGCGTCGCTGCAGAAGGTGCTCGGTGATGCGGTCGAGCGCGCGCACGGGGTCAAGGCGTCCTCGCTCAAGAGCGAGAAGCGGCAGGGCATGCGCGTGCACGGCCGGAAGGGCGAGGCGTGCCCGGTGTGCGGCGACACCGTGCGGCAGGTGATCTACGCCGACAGCACCTTCGAGTACTGCGCGACCTGCCAGACCGGCGGGAAGCCGCTCGCCGACCGGGTGCTCTCGCGGCTGGGCGTGCGGCGCTGAGCCCGCAGCCCGTCGCTGACGCCCCCCCCAGGAGCGGTCAGACCGAGCCGGTCACCACGCTCCATGGCTGGATCGTGACGATCTGGACGCCCGGTGCGCCGTAGTACGGGTCGCGGGCGAGGGCCGTCTTCACCTCGGCGACGTCGTCCGTCGCGAACAGCAGCAGCGCTCCCGACTGGTCGGCGAAGGGGCCGGCGGCGACCAGCAGCCCCTGCTCGTGCATCTCGCCGAGCAGCTCGCGGTGGCGCGGGCGCAGCTCGAGGCGGGCGGGGTCGTCGGAGAACGAGAGGATGACGGCGATCATGCCCCCAGCCTAGGGACCCTCGCGATCTCGGCGGGCGGCGGACGACCGGCGGGCGACGGGGCCGGATGCAGCGACGGGCGGATGCGCCGGCCAGCCGGCCGCGCATCCGCCCGTGCAGAGCGGTCAGGCCGCGGCGCGCTCCGCCTGCGCCGAGACCTCGACGAGCTGCTCGACGGCGGCGCGCAGCTGCTCCACCGAGCGGCCCGCGAACGCGGCGGGATCCGTCATGCGCATCGAGGCGTCGAAGTCGGTCGGCTGGAACGGCATCTGCACGCCCTCGCCCTGCAGGTCGAGGCCGATGAAGCGGAGCACGGCGCTGAGCTGCGCGGCCGCGGAGGCGCCGCCGGACCAGCCGTAGGAGACGACGACGGCCGGGAGCGCGCTCCACTCGGCCTTCAGGTAGTCGATCGCGTTCTTGAGCGCCGCCGGGTACCCGCTGTTGTAGTCCGGGGTGACGAAGACGACGCCGTCGAGAGCCGCGATCTGCTCGCCCCAGGCGATCGAGTGCGGCTGGGTGCGCACGCCGGAGGCGGGCGGCAGCGCCTCGTCGAGCAGCGGCAGGCGGATCTCGGCGAGGTCGAGCATGACGACGTCGCCGCCGGCGGCCTCGATCAGCGTCGCGATCTCGTCGGCGACCGGGCGGCCCACGCGGACGGGACGCGTGCTGCCGACGATGATGCCGATCTGGGGACGTGCAGACATGATGCTCCTCGAGGACGTAGAGAGTCGTGGCGCACACCTGCGGCGCCGCCGAGTCCAACGTCGCGTCTGATGTCAGATATTCCCGCGCGAGCGACGGCAGCGCCGAGCACCCGGTGGGCGCCGCGTGCGCGGCTCAGACGAGGAACGCGCGCGCGGCCGTCACCATCGCGGTGGTCGCGGTGTCGAGGGTGGGCTGCAGGACGGGGATGAAGTCGGGCGAGTGGTTCGAGGGCACGTCGATGTCGAAGGTGCCGCGCTCGCGCGCGACCCGGACGAGCTCGGGGTCGAAGCCGCCGTACATCCAGTAGACGTAGGGCGCGCCCCACGTCTCCGGCAGGTAGCTGAAGTCCTCGGAGCCGAGCAGCGGCTGCTGCGCGGCGTGCCGGTCGCCGAAGACGGCATCGAACGCCGCGCCCACCGTCGCGGCCGCGTCGTCGTCGTTCACGGTCAGCGGCGCGATGTCGCCGCGCACGATCGTGGCCGGCGGTGCCCCAGCGACCTGGCACTCGCCCTGCACGATCCGCTCGATGGCGGCCAGCACGCGCCGCCGCACCGGCTCCTCGAACGAGCGCACGTTCACCTCGAACCGCGCGGATTCCGGGATGATGTTCTGCTTCGTGCCGGCGTGGAACGTGCCGATCGAGACGACGGCGCGGTCGGAGGGCGCGACCTCGCGCGAGACGATCGTCTGCAGCCGCACCACCATGCTCGCCGTGAGCACGATCGGGTCGATCGTCTTCTCGGGCTGCGAGCCGTGGCCGCCACGGCCGTGGACGGTGACGATGAGGTGGTCGCTCGCGGCCATCACCGGTCCCGCGGCGCTGCGCACCTCGTCGGCGGCGGCCGGCATGACGTGCTGGCCGAGCGCCACGTCGATGCCGTCCGGGAAGCGCTCGCGCAGGGCCTCCTGCATGCCGAGGGCACCCACCATCATCTCCTCGGCGGGCTGGAAGACCGCGAGGATCGTGCCCGACCAGTCGTCCTGCTCCGCCAGGATGCGCAGCGCGCCCTGGAGCGCGGCCATGTGGGTGTCGTGCCCGCACGCGTGCATGACGCCCGTGCGCTGGCCCTCGAACTCGTCGGTCGCGCTCGAGCGGTACGGCACCTGCTCGACCTCGGTGACGGGCAGGCCGTCCATGTCGGCACGCAGCAGCACCGTCGGTCCGTCACCGCGTCGCAGCACCCCGACGACGCCGGTGGAGTCGCCCACCTGCTCGTGCACGTCGAGGCCGGCCTCGCGCAGCAGCTCCGCCATCCGCGCCGCGGTGCGGTGCTCGCGGTTCGAGAGCTCGGGGCTCGCGTGCAGCTCGCGGTAGAGGTCTTCGATGAACGGGCGGTGGCTCTCGAGCGTCATGCGGCCAGGCTACGCCGGGGCGGGCGCTGAGGGCCGAGCGGTAGCATGGAGGGGAACTGTGAGGAGAGCCGTGACCGCCACGCCGAGCCCCTCGCAGGGATGGCACCCCTGGCACCTCCCTGCGATGCGCGCCGTCCCCGCACTCGCCGTGGGTCTGCCGCTGCCGTTCATCCAGCTGCACTCGCCGCTCGTCGGGCTCATCGCGCTCGTCGTCCTGCTCGCGGGCACCGCGGTGGCCCTCTGGCTCGGCCGAGGCCTGGTGCCTGCCGGGGCGGGGCGCTGGCCCGCGCACGGCGCGATCTGGAGCGCCCTGCTCGCCGTCGTCGCGCTGCTCGCGCTGCTGGCCCCGAGCGAGCTGACGCTAGCGCTGACGGTCGCGGCCTGGGGCATCGGTGCTGGCGCGATCGAGCTGCTCGGCTGGTGGCGGATGCGCGGCGAGCGGGAGCCGCGCACCCTGCGGCTCGTGCGCGACTGGCGCGCGGTCGCGGTCCTCACCCTCCTGCTCGGCGTCGTCTTCCTGTTCGTGCGCGACGCCGTCACCCTCACCGGCCTGCTCGGCGCCTACGCCGTGATCGTCGGGGTCTACCACGCGCTCGCGGCGGCCTCCGCACGCCCGGCGCGCACCACAGCGAGCGAGCGGAGCCAGGCATGACCGACCACCACCGACCCGACGGCCAGGATCACCGCCGCACCGACGGTCCCGTCCAGCCCACCCGGCGCCAGCAGCTGAAGCCGTTCGAGTACCTCGCCTTCGCGGCCGTGGCCGGCGTCTTCGCTGGCCTCGTCGTGCTCCTGTCGGTGCGCGACGTCGTGCTCGCGCTCGTCGCGTTCGGCGTCGCGTTCATCTTCACGCTGCTGCTGACCGCGACGCTCATGCTCGCGATCAAGCCGAAGGGCCGGTCCGCGGCCGACCTCGACAAGCGCGAGGGCTTCGAGCCGTGAGCCGTCGGGCGCTGCTCGGCGTGCTCGTCGTGGCGGCGCTCGCCGGATGCTCGCTCCAGCTGCTGCCCGGCGGGTCGGCGGAGCCCGCGCCAACCGCGTCGCGGTCGGGCCAGGCATCCGCGCCGACGGGCCCGCACCTCACCGCCGCCGGCCGCTGGCTCGATCCGATCGCGGATGACGTCGCCGGCACCGAGGTCTGCGACGGCCGAGCGGGTCGGGAGGCGCTCGCGACGTTCGATCGTGCGGCGGCACCCGCGCTCGGCGTGGCTGCGGGTGACGCGACGCTCACGTGCGGGAACGCCGACGGGGCGGGCTGGCGCCACATCGCCGACGGCCACACCGGCGACTTCGGCGAGCTCGGAGAGCTGGTCGGCGCGGGCTGGGAGGACGTCGCGTGGTTCGCGATCGATCTCGCGCTCGAGCGGCCGACGCGCGTCGAGCCCTACCGCGACGACATCGCGAACTACGACGTGCTGGTCGAGTACGTCGACGGCGGCTCGGTCGAGCGGTCGTGGATGGTGACGGTGGGTGTCGGCATCGGCTCCGGACAGGTCATCACGGCGTTCCCCGACGAGCAGTGACGACGGGCGGCGGATCGCGGCCGCGACTCGCCCCTGGTGAGGGCGCATGCCCGGTGCTTCACTGAGCGCATCCAACGACTGAGCCCTTCGTCCTGGGTCCTCCATCGCGAGTGGCTCGACCAGGAGGCGCATCATGAAGATGGAGCAACCGGCCACCGTGGGTCTCGACATCGCCGGGCTCATGCATGCCACCCGAGCGGAGGCGCGGCGCGTCATGGAGGCCTCGAAGGGCGACGTCGTGAGCGACCACGAGGCGATTCTCGATCGGCTGCAGGTGGCCGAGCTCATCACCGGCGACGAGGCCAGGACGCTGCTCGAGCTGTACCGGATCGGCTACGAGGCGGGCGAGGGCAAGGGCGACGTGCAGCGCGCGTTCTTCGAGTCGCGCGGCATGTACGACCGGATGGCGGCGAGCGGCACCGCGAGCCCCGTCGCGCTGATCGTCGCGTCGGCCGGCGTCGGCTCGTTCGAGGTCGCGCCGGGCGACGACGGCTCGACGACGGTGACGATCGCGAGGGTGAGCTACGGCTCGAGCCTCGCGGGCATCGGCGCGGGCATCGGCGCCATCATCGGGGGACCGGCGGGCGGCGCGCTGGGCGGCGCGATCGGCGGGCTGCTGGGCGGCATCGTCGACGAGAAGAAGGACAAGAAGAAGCCGTAGCGCGCTGCGGCGCGGGGCCGCTGGCACGATGGTGGCATGCGCGATCTCGTCACCGTCGACTGGCTGGCCGACCACCTCGACGACGAGGGTCTCGTCGTCGTGGACGCGAGCATGGCGCCGCCGGGCTCGGGCGATCCGCTGCCCGAGGACGGCATCCCGGGTGCCGTGCGCTTCGACATCGACGGCGCCATGTCCCGGCACGACGAGGCGGACGGGCTCGGGCCGGTCGGCGTGCACGACCTGCTCGCGCCCGCCGACTTCGAGCGCGCGCTGCGCGGGCTCGGCATCCGCGTCGGCGACCGGGTCGTCGCCTACGACGCGGCGGGGCTCTTCTCGAGCGCCCGCGCCTGGTGGATGCTGCGCGCCGCGGGCGTCGACGCCGCGGTGCTCGACGGCGGGCTGCCGGCCTGGAGGGAGGCCGGGCACCCGACCGCGCCGGTCGCCGCGAGCCTCGGCCGCCCGAGCGACCTGACGGTCGTGTGGGACGCGAGCGCCTTCGTCGACGCCGACGTCACTGCCGCGGCCCTCGCGAGCGGCGACGCCGCCGTGCTCGACGCCCGCTCGCCGAGCCGGTTCCGCGGCGCCGAGCCCGACCCGCGCGAGGGCGTGCGTGCCGGGCACATGCCGGGCGCGGACTCGCTGCACTACGCCTCGATCGCGCCTGACGGCCGCATGCTCCCCGCCGCGGCGCTGGCGGAGCGGCTCGGAGCGGCGGCGGGGGAGCGGCCGATCATCGCGAGCTGCGGCTCCGGCGTGACGGCGGCGGTGCTCGCGCTCGCGGCGACGCTCACCGGCCGGGAGGCGACCGTCTACGACGGCTCCTGGTCCGAGTGGGGCCGCGACGACTCCGGCCGCCCCGTCGTCACCGGGGACTGACGCGCGGCGACTGCCGCCTCGCGGCCGGTCGACACGCCAGTGTCGAGGATTCTTTTGAATCGTTCACGATAAGCGCTACGGTGAGGGCATGACGGAGCCGGACGCAGCGCTGCTGCGAGCACGCGGCCTGCGCGTGACGCAGGGCCGCCTCGCGGTGCTCGAGGTGCTGGACCGGCTGCCGCATGCCGATGCCGACGACGTGCACCGCGCGCTCGCAGGCGCTGGCGCGGACACGTCCGTGCAGTCGGTGCACAACGTGCTCGGCGACCTCACCGCCGCCGGTCTCGTGCGCCGCTTCGAGCCGGCGCGGTCGTCCGCGCGCTACGAGCGGCGCGTCGGCGACAACCACCACCACGCGGTCTGCGCGAGCTGCGGTCGCGTCGACGACGTCGACTGCGTGGTGGGCGAGGCGCCGTGCATGCACGCGGATGCGCCGGCCGGCTTCACGGTGCAGGCGGCCGAGGTCACGTTCGTGGGGCTCTGCGCCGACTGCGCGAACCCCGCCTGACCGACACCACCCGGGCAGCGTCGCCCGCCCCACGCCGAGCACGGCGCAGCCGCGCCGTGCCCAGAGACCCCCAGCGGACACACCGAGGATCAGAGGAAGAGGAAGCATGACGACTCCCACCACGAACAGCGTCGGCACGCCGATCGCGAGCGACGCGCACTCGCAGAGCGTCGGCGCCGACGGCGCGATCGCCCTGACCGACCACTACCTGGTCGAGAAGCTCGCCCACTTCAACCGCGAGCGGGTGCCGGAGCGGGTGGTGCACGCCAAGGGCGGCGGCGCCTACGGCCGCTTCGTCACGACGCACGACGTCTCGCAGTACACCCGCGCCGCGCTCTTCCAGCCGGGTGTCGAGACCGAGATGCTCGCACGCTTCTCCACCGTGGCCGGCGAGCAGGGCAGCCCCGACACGTGGCGCGACCCGCGCGGCTTCTCGCTGAAGTTCTACACGACCGAGGGCAACTACGACCTCGTCGGCAACAACACCCCCGTCTTCTTCATCCGCGACGGCATCAAGTTCCCCGACTTCATCCACTCGCAGAAGCGCCTGCCGGGCTCGAACCTGCGCGACAACGACATGCAGTGGGACTTCTGGACCCTCTCGCCCGAGTCGGCCCACCAGGTGACGTGGCTCATGGGCGACCGCGGCCTCCCCAAGACGTGGCGGCACATGGACGGCTTCGGCTCGCACACCTACCAGTGGATCAACGCGGCGGGGGAGCGCTTCTGGGTGAAGTACCACTTCAAGACGAACCAGGGCAACGACTTCCTGACGCAGGCGGAGGCCGACCAGCTCGCCGGCAGCGACGCCGACCACCACATCCGCGACCTCTACGGCGCGATCGAGGACGGCGAGCACCCGTCGTGGACGCTCTCGGTGCAGGTCATGCCGTACGAGGACGCGGTGTCGTACCGCTTCAACCCGTTCGACCTGACGAAGGTGTGGCCGCACGGCGACTACCCGCTCATCGAGGTCGGCCAGATGACGCTCGACCGCAACCCCGAGAACTACTTCGCCGAGATCGAGCAGGCGGCCTTCAGCCCGGCGCACTTCGTGCCCGGCATCGCGGCGAGCCCTGACAAGATGCTGCAGGCGCGCATCTTCAGCTACGCCGACGCGCAGCGGTACCGCGTCGGCGCCAACCACGCCGAGCTGCCCGTCAACCGCGCTCGCGCGGCCGAGGTGGACTCGTACGACAAGGACGGCCAGCTGCGCCACACCTTCCGCTCGCCGAGCCGGCCGGTCTACGCGCCCAACTCGTTCGGCGGACCGGCGGCGGATGCCGCTGCGGCCGGTGACGGCGGCGGCTGGCAGAGCGACGGCGAGCTCGTGCGGTCGGCCGTCACGCTGCACCCGGAGGACGACGACTTCGGCCAGGCCGGCACGCTCGTGCGCGAGGTGCTGAGCGACCCGGAGCGCGAGCGCCTCGTGGCGAACATCGTCGGCCACGTCGGCAAGACGCGCGTGCCCGAGATCCGCGAGCGCGCGATCCAGTACTGGAAGAGCGTGGACGCCGGGCTCGGCGCTCGCATCGAGGCAGGCCTCACGCCGATCTCGGAGGCGCGCACGTCGCTCGCGTCCGAGCCGGTGCGCACGCCCGCCGTCTTCTAGCCGCTCGACCCGCGCTGCCCGCGCCGACCATCGTCGGCGCGGGCAGCGTGATGTCGTCCCGGCTCACCGCGGGAGCCGGTGGACGCGGCCGCCGAGCGGTTCAGTGCTCGACGACGCCCTGGAGCTCGACCATCGTGCGGATCGCCTCGATGGTCTTGCGCGGCTGCAG contains:
- a CDS encoding Fe-S cluster assembly protein HesB, which encodes MLTLTENAQTIITGIVDGAQAPQTGGLRIAQDAEGAGLNVTVAELPEADDQVVESAGAKVFLDPSAVVALDDKVLDASATPDGRVDFAIGQQG
- a CDS encoding NYN domain-containing protein: MPTDSEARVAVYIDFDNILISRYDQIHGRGAFHADKVRTLTTDGRESKARTRFSQATVDLGAIIDYASSYGSIVLSRAYADWSVPAHAAYRDQLLARAVDLVQMFPTTRSLKNGADIRLSIDVVEDLFRLDNITHVVVVAGDSDYIALAQRTKRLGRFMVGIGVAGSTSKSLAAACDEFADYDALPGIEPVQIDEPEPEPDAPEPTPAEAEAIVAEAEVVAAQQQPARGRRSRRASSASVAAETDEVAMTTAQRGDAATGLLERAMRILHQKNDDEWLHANVVKEQMKRMDPVFNEKSLGHRSFTDFVTARGEVVDMREEGQARLLRLKGD
- a CDS encoding DNA-formamidopyrimidine glycosylase family protein yields the protein MPELPEVEALAADLGERLIGRTIRRVQIAEVAALKTFDPPVDALEHAVITGTGRRGKHLVIDVERDEEPRHLHLVLHLARSGWVRWRAEAPKPTTGRGRGPLAARVVLERPDGDEGVGGDGFDVTEQATQKRLAIHVVAHPDQVLSIATLGPEPLDASFTEERFAQILAHAGRAQIKGVLRDQQRIAGIGNAYSDEILHAARMSPFHPASMPPDDVHRLYASLQKVLGDAVERAHGVKASSLKSEKRQGMRVHGRKGEACPVCGDTVRQVIYADSTFEYCATCQTGGKPLADRVLSRLGVRR
- a CDS encoding YciI family protein; this translates as MIAVILSFSDDPARLELRPRHRELLGEMHEQGLLVAAGPFADQSGALLLFATDDVAEVKTALARDPYYGAPGVQIVTIQPWSVVTGSV
- a CDS encoding NADPH-dependent FMN reductase, with amino-acid sequence MSARPQIGIIVGSTRPVRVGRPVADEIATLIEAAGGDVVMLDLAEIRLPLLDEALPPASGVRTQPHSIAWGEQIAALDGVVFVTPDYNSGYPAALKNAIDYLKAEWSALPAVVVSYGWSGGASAAAQLSAVLRFIGLDLQGEGVQMPFQPTDFDASMRMTDPAAFAGRSVEQLRAAVEQLVEVSAQAERAAA
- a CDS encoding amidohydrolase, yielding MTLESHRPFIEDLYRELHASPELSNREHRTAARMAELLREAGLDVHEQVGDSTGVVGVLRRGDGPTVLLRADMDGLPVTEVEQVPYRSSATDEFEGQRTGVMHACGHDTHMAALQGALRILAEQDDWSGTILAVFQPAEEMMVGALGMQEALRERFPDGIDVALGQHVMPAAADEVRSAAGPVMAASDHLIVTVHGRGGHGSQPEKTIDPIVLTASMVVRLQTIVSREVAPSDRAVVSIGTFHAGTKQNIIPESARFEVNVRSFEEPVRRRVLAAIERIVQGECQVAGAPPATIVRGDIAPLTVNDDDAAATVGAAFDAVFGDRHAAQQPLLGSEDFSYLPETWGAPYVYWMYGGFDPELVRVARERGTFDIDVPSNHSPDFIPVLQPTLDTATTAMVTAARAFLV
- a CDS encoding ABC transporter ATP-binding protein: MTDHHRPDGQDHRRTDGPVQPTRRQQLKPFEYLAFAAVAGVFAGLVVLLSVRDVVLALVAFGVAFIFTLLLTATLMLAIKPKGRSAADLDKREGFEP
- a CDS encoding sulfurtransferase, whose translation is MRDLVTVDWLADHLDDEGLVVVDASMAPPGSGDPLPEDGIPGAVRFDIDGAMSRHDEADGLGPVGVHDLLAPADFERALRGLGIRVGDRVVAYDAAGLFSSARAWWMLRAAGVDAAVLDGGLPAWREAGHPTAPVAASLGRPSDLTVVWDASAFVDADVTAAALASGDAAVLDARSPSRFRGAEPDPREGVRAGHMPGADSLHYASIAPDGRMLPAAALAERLGAAAGERPIIASCGSGVTAAVLALAATLTGREATVYDGSWSEWGRDDSGRPVVTGD
- a CDS encoding Fur family transcriptional regulator, which produces MTEPDAALLRARGLRVTQGRLAVLEVLDRLPHADADDVHRALAGAGADTSVQSVHNVLGDLTAAGLVRRFEPARSSARYERRVGDNHHHAVCASCGRVDDVDCVVGEAPCMHADAPAGFTVQAAEVTFVGLCADCANPA
- a CDS encoding catalase: MTTPTTNSVGTPIASDAHSQSVGADGAIALTDHYLVEKLAHFNRERVPERVVHAKGGGAYGRFVTTHDVSQYTRAALFQPGVETEMLARFSTVAGEQGSPDTWRDPRGFSLKFYTTEGNYDLVGNNTPVFFIRDGIKFPDFIHSQKRLPGSNLRDNDMQWDFWTLSPESAHQVTWLMGDRGLPKTWRHMDGFGSHTYQWINAAGERFWVKYHFKTNQGNDFLTQAEADQLAGSDADHHIRDLYGAIEDGEHPSWTLSVQVMPYEDAVSYRFNPFDLTKVWPHGDYPLIEVGQMTLDRNPENYFAEIEQAAFSPAHFVPGIAASPDKMLQARIFSYADAQRYRVGANHAELPVNRARAAEVDSYDKDGQLRHTFRSPSRPVYAPNSFGGPAADAAAAGDGGGWQSDGELVRSAVTLHPEDDDFGQAGTLVREVLSDPERERLVANIVGHVGKTRVPEIRERAIQYWKSVDAGLGARIEAGLTPISEARTSLASEPVRTPAVF